A single window of Sparus aurata chromosome 22, fSpaAur1.1, whole genome shotgun sequence DNA harbors:
- the LOC115574502 gene encoding cytochrome P450 2K1-like yields MAIFDLFLQSFSSVSLLGALVVLLLVYLISSSSFSSKADGKEPPGPKPLPLLGNLLQLDLNKPYNTLCQLSKKYGSVFTVYLGPQKVVVLAGYKAVKEALVNNAEEFGDRDHFVLAHELSKGHGVLWSNGDTWKEMRRFALTNLRDFGMGKRACEDKIIEECDYLIEVFKKHNGEAFDTTQSVNYAVSNIICSIVYGNRFDYHDPRFTSMVDTTNKRIQLAGSPSIQMYNMFPWIFQWVGDKREIQKITTFNKQQNLELFRRLKQTLNPQMCRGFADAFLAKKQKLEKSEVTNSHFSDDNLMETVLNLFAAGTDTTATTLRWALLLMAKYPKIQDQVHEEVNRVIGSRQVQVEDRRNMPFTDAVIHETQRLANIVPMALPHKTSQDVTFQGYFIKKGTTVYPLLTSVLYDESEWEKPNTFHPAHFLDKDGKFVKRDAFMPFSAGRRICLGEGLARMELFIFFTTIMQRFRFTPPPGVSEDDLDLTPRVGFTLNPSPHELCAVSCE; encoded by the exons ATGGCGATATTCGATCTGTTTCTCCAGTCCTTcagttctgtctctctgctgggaGCTCTGGTGGTTCTGCTGCTCGTCtacctcatctcctcctccagcttcagCTCCAAGGCAGACGGGAAAGAGCCTCCAGGACCAAAACCCCTTCCCCTGCTCGGtaacctgctgcagctggaccTTAATAAGCCTTACAACACATTATGtcag CTTTCCAAGAAATATGGGTCAGTGTTCACTGTTTACCTTGGACCCCAAAAAGTGGTGGTTCTGGCTGGATACAAGGCAGTGAAGGAGGCACTTGTCAACAACGCTGAAGAGTTTGGAGACAGAGATCACTTTGTTCTTGCTCATGAACTCAGTAAAGGACACG GGGTTTTATGGTCCAATGGGGATACATGGAAAGAGATGAGGCGCTTCGCCTTGACTAACCTGAGAGACTTTGGAATGGGCAAGAGGGCATGTGAGGACAAAATCATTGAGGAATGTGACTACCTCATTGAAGTCTTCAAGAAACACAAtg GAGAAGCCTTTGATACGACCCAGTCAGTAAACTATGCGGTCTCCAATATCATCTGCTCCATTGTCTACGGGAACAGATTTGACTACCATGACCCAAGGTTTACATCTATGGTagatacaacaaacaaaagaattcAACTTGCGGGCTCCCCATCAATACAG atgtACAACATGTTCCCATGGATCTTCCAATGGGTTGGCGACAAAAGagaaatccagaaaatcaccaCCTTCAATAAGCAACAGAACTTAGAGCTCTTCAGACGTTTAAAACAGACCCTCAATCCACagatgtgcagaggctttgcaGACGCCTTTCTTGCTAAGAAGCAAAAACTGGAG AAATCTGAGGTGACTAACAGTCACTTTAGCGATGATAATCTAATGGAGACGGTCCTGAATCTGTTTGCTGCTGGCACTGATACGACAGCAACCACACTCAGATGGGCACTTCTACTAATGGCCAAGTACCCGAAAATACAAG ACCAGGTCCATGAGGAGGTGAACAGGGTGATAGGAAGTCGTCAGGTGCAGGTCGAGGACAGGAGGAACATGCCCTTCACTGACGCTGTCATCCATGAGACACAGAGACTGGCCAACATCGTCCCCATGGCACTTCCTCACAAAACCAGCCAAGATGTCACCTTCCAGGGTTACTTCATTAAAAAG GGGACCACAGTGTATCCTCTCCTGACATCTGTCCTGTATGatgagagtgagtgggagaagcCAAACACCTTTCATCCTGCCCACTTCCTGGACAAAGATGGAAAGTTTGTCAAGCGAGACGCCTTCATGCCTTTCTCTGCAG GTCGAAGGATTTGTCTTGGAGAGGGTCTGGCCAGGATGGagctcttcatcttcttcaccACAATCATGCAACGCTTTCGTTTCACTCCTCCCCCTGGAGTTTCAGAGGATGACCTGGATCTGACTCCACGTGTGGGCTTCACCCTCAACCCTTCACCGCATGAACTGTGTGCTGTTTCCTGTGAGTGA